The Lysobacter sp. HDW10 genome window below encodes:
- the atpB gene encoding F0F1 ATP synthase subunit A, with protein sequence MEPGSSGGGLTEYIQHHLSHNTGKLFSMDFNWDSWGMALGLGLLFVLWFALFARKATSGVPSKGQAFVEIIVEFVDGQVKDVFHGDRKSVTPLALTIFMWVTLMNAMDLIPLDLVGWVTQTVFGHEVAHHTYFRAVPTADLNTTLGVSTGVFLVLIGHALSAKGIGGFTKEFFTAPFHAHGFAAILLAPVNFIMNVIEWLVKPISLAMRLFGNMYGGELVFMLIAGLFASWVTFLPGIIANTAWGIFHILIILLQAFIFMILTVVYISGVRESH encoded by the coding sequence ATCGAACCCGGCAGCTCCGGCGGTGGCCTCACCGAATATATCCAGCACCATTTGTCCCATAACACGGGCAAATTGTTCAGCATGGACTTCAACTGGGACAGTTGGGGCATGGCCCTCGGCTTGGGCCTGTTGTTCGTGCTGTGGTTTGCGTTGTTTGCGCGTAAAGCCACCTCGGGTGTGCCGAGCAAAGGTCAAGCCTTCGTAGAAATCATCGTTGAATTCGTGGATGGCCAAGTCAAAGACGTCTTCCATGGCGACCGTAAGTCGGTCACCCCGTTGGCCTTGACCATCTTCATGTGGGTCACCCTCATGAACGCGATGGACTTGATCCCGCTCGACTTGGTCGGCTGGGTGACGCAAACCGTGTTCGGCCATGAAGTCGCACACCACACCTATTTCCGCGCGGTTCCGACCGCTGACCTCAACACCACCCTGGGCGTGTCCACGGGCGTGTTCTTGGTCCTCATTGGTCACGCCTTGTCGGCGAAGGGCATTGGCGGATTCACCAAAGAATTCTTCACCGCACCGTTCCACGCGCACGGTTTTGCCGCCATCTTGCTGGCACCGGTGAACTTCATCATGAATGTCATCGAATGGTTGGTGAAACCCATTTCGTTGGCCATGCGACTCTTCGGCAACATGTACGGCGGCGAGCTGGTGTTCATGCTCATCGCGGGTCTGTTTGCTTCGTGGGTGACCTTCTTGCCGGGCATCATTGCCAATACGGCCTGGGGCATCTTCCACATTCTGATCATCTTGTTGCAAGCCTTCATCTTCATGATCCTCACGGTCGTCTACATTTCGGGCGTTCGCGAGTCGCACTAA
- the lpdA gene encoding dihydrolipoyl dehydrogenase, producing MAEVKVVVPDIGSHDGVPVIEILVKPGDTIAKDQGLITLESDKATMEVPSTVAGVVKSLAIKLGQELNTGDLVAVVEATDDASEAPTAAKAAAPAAPSPAPAPAPTPVAAPASTPAPAPVPSAAGSHSYDCDVVVIGSGPGGYTAAFRAADLGLNVVLVERNDTLGGVCLNVGCIPSKALLHAAEVIDHAAHATDMGITFAAPKIELSGLRAYKEKVVGSLTNGLAGMAKQRKVKVMQGTAQFANANALAITDSNGNGHTLSFNHCIIAAGSEAVHLPSFPWDDPRVMDSTGALALTDVPKKLLVVGGGIIGLEMATVYQALGSDVTVVELAPQLIPGADADLVRPLAQRLKAQKVGVYLKTKVVEASAEKKGIRCVFEGESVPADNVFDRVLVAVGRSANGNKLACDKAGVSVDARGFISVDTQMRTSTPHIFAIGDLVGQPMLAHKATHEGKLAAEVIAGEKKSWVARVIPSVAYTNPEIAWVGVTENEAKEKGLKVGVGKFPWAASGRALSIGRTDGFTKLIFDEETHRVIGCGIVGPHAGELISEAALAIEMGCEAADLGHTIHPHPTLGETVCMAAEVYEGTITDLYIPKKK from the coding sequence ATGGCTGAAGTCAAAGTCGTCGTACCGGATATCGGCAGCCATGACGGCGTGCCGGTGATCGAGATTTTGGTGAAGCCCGGCGACACCATCGCGAAAGACCAAGGCTTGATTACGCTCGAATCTGACAAGGCCACGATGGAAGTGCCTTCGACGGTCGCAGGCGTGGTGAAGTCCTTGGCGATCAAGCTTGGCCAAGAACTCAACACCGGCGATCTCGTCGCGGTTGTTGAGGCGACAGACGATGCCAGCGAAGCGCCTACTGCGGCCAAGGCTGCAGCGCCTGCTGCGCCGTCGCCCGCGCCGGCACCTGCACCGACGCCTGTCGCTGCACCCGCGTCCACTCCCGCACCCGCGCCTGTCCCCTCCGCTGCAGGCAGTCACAGCTATGACTGCGATGTGGTCGTCATTGGTTCGGGTCCCGGCGGTTACACCGCCGCATTCCGCGCTGCGGATCTCGGCTTGAACGTTGTGTTAGTGGAACGCAACGACACCTTGGGGGGCGTTTGCCTCAACGTCGGTTGCATTCCGTCGAAGGCCTTGCTGCACGCCGCCGAAGTGATTGACCACGCTGCACATGCAACAGACATGGGCATCACGTTTGCTGCGCCGAAGATCGAACTGTCGGGTTTGCGTGCCTACAAAGAAAAAGTTGTGGGCTCACTGACCAATGGGCTGGCCGGCATGGCCAAGCAACGCAAAGTCAAAGTGATGCAAGGTACGGCGCAATTTGCAAATGCCAATGCGCTCGCCATCACCGATTCAAACGGCAATGGGCACACGCTGAGTTTCAATCACTGCATCATCGCTGCGGGTTCCGAAGCGGTGCATTTGCCGAGCTTCCCGTGGGACGACCCGCGTGTGATGGATTCCACCGGTGCCTTGGCATTGACGGATGTGCCGAAAAAGTTGCTCGTGGTGGGCGGCGGCATCATTGGCTTGGAAATGGCAACCGTGTATCAAGCCTTGGGCAGTGACGTCACGGTGGTAGAGCTCGCACCCCAATTGATTCCAGGTGCAGATGCAGATTTGGTGCGCCCACTTGCGCAACGCTTGAAAGCACAAAAGGTCGGTGTGTATCTGAAGACCAAGGTGGTCGAAGCGAGCGCGGAAAAGAAAGGCATTCGTTGCGTCTTTGAAGGCGAATCCGTGCCGGCAGACAACGTGTTTGATCGCGTCTTGGTCGCCGTCGGTCGCAGTGCGAATGGCAACAAGCTCGCCTGTGACAAGGCGGGGGTGAGTGTCGATGCACGCGGCTTCATCAGTGTCGACACACAGATGCGGACCAGCACGCCCCATATTTTTGCGATTGGCGATTTGGTCGGCCAGCCGATGCTGGCGCACAAGGCCACGCACGAAGGCAAGCTCGCTGCCGAAGTGATCGCGGGTGAGAAAAAATCCTGGGTCGCGCGGGTCATTCCTTCGGTCGCTTATACCAATCCGGAAATTGCCTGGGTGGGCGTGACTGAAAACGAGGCGAAGGAAAAGGGCCTCAAAGTGGGCGTCGGCAAGTTCCCGTGGGCGGCCTCGGGCCGTGCACTCAGCATCGGTCGCACCGATGGCTTCACCAAGCTGATCTTCGACGAGGAAACCCATCGCGTCATCGGCTGCGGCATTGTGGGCCCGCATGCCGGCGAGCTCATCAGCGAGGCCGCTTTGGCCATCGAGATGGGCTGCGAGGCCGCTGATCTGGGCCATACCATCCATCCGCATCCCACCTTGGGCGAAACGGTTTGCATGGCGGCCGAAGTCTATGAAGGCACGATCACCGACCTTTATATCCCCAAGAAGAAGTAA
- a CDS encoding mechanosensitive ion channel domain-containing protein: MNKPAEIGQKLNSTGQKVGEAVTGAGDRAWADLQPVFDYKLIHTSNFDVTLGGVLGAFFAFVIAWMFSKWLQRTINRYGERQSSSERAALYTISRVAHYVLLATAIGIALSVLGIPLGKFGIFAGAVGVGLGFGLQSVFSNFISGLILLFDRSLKVGDFVELDQDVRGTVRAVNIRSTRITTNDNIDLLVPNSEFVNGRVVNWTHRSVNRRIRVPFHAAYGVDKEVVKKAALEAAAEVPFTLTVEGTQAPQVWLVEFGESRVDYLLVVWLNEDAARRNIAIRAAYLWALDTALKKYGIEMPLPQRDLNIRSLFGLSGKDAFNAMHGQRNVGEASPQHELSAAEREKLSRNDAQEDAQVALEKEDEPTPVADASVTKPTFEEKPNG; encoded by the coding sequence ATGAATAAGCCTGCCGAAATCGGACAGAAGCTCAACAGCACCGGCCAGAAGGTCGGCGAGGCTGTGACGGGTGCGGGTGACCGCGCCTGGGCAGATCTGCAGCCGGTGTTCGATTACAAGCTGATTCATACCAGCAACTTTGATGTGACCTTGGGTGGCGTACTCGGCGCGTTCTTTGCGTTTGTCATCGCTTGGATGTTCTCCAAGTGGCTGCAGCGCACGATCAATCGCTACGGCGAACGTCAAAGTAGCAGCGAGCGCGCCGCGCTGTATACGATCTCGCGCGTCGCCCATTACGTATTGTTAGCCACGGCGATTGGTATTGCGCTGTCGGTTTTGGGCATTCCTCTGGGTAAGTTCGGCATCTTTGCGGGTGCCGTCGGCGTCGGCTTAGGGTTCGGCCTGCAATCGGTCTTTAGCAACTTCATTTCCGGATTGATCTTGTTGTTTGATCGATCTTTGAAAGTGGGCGACTTCGTTGAGCTGGACCAAGATGTGCGCGGCACCGTGCGCGCAGTGAATATTCGCTCAACACGTATCACCACCAACGACAACATTGACCTGTTGGTGCCGAACTCGGAATTCGTCAATGGCCGCGTGGTCAATTGGACGCACCGTTCTGTCAATCGACGCATTCGTGTGCCCTTTCATGCCGCCTATGGCGTCGACAAAGAAGTGGTGAAGAAGGCCGCACTCGAGGCCGCGGCCGAAGTGCCGTTCACCTTGACCGTCGAAGGAACACAGGCACCGCAAGTGTGGTTGGTCGAATTCGGCGAATCGAGAGTCGACTATCTATTGGTGGTGTGGTTGAACGAGGATGCCGCACGCCGGAACATCGCGATCCGCGCTGCCTACCTGTGGGCGCTGGATACCGCTTTGAAGAAGTACGGCATTGAAATGCCATTGCCACAACGCGATTTGAATATTCGTAGTCTGTTTGGTTTGAGCGGCAAAGACGCATTCAACGCAATGCACGGACAGCGCAATGTCGGTGAAGCATCGCCGCAACACGAATTGAGTGCTGCAGAACGCGAGAAGTTGTCGCGCAATGATGCGCAGGAAGATGCGCAAGTTGCGCTAGAGAAAGAAGACGAACCCACCCCGGTCGCCGATGCATCGGTCACCAAACCCACATTCGAGGAGAAGCCGAATGGCTGA